In Lysinibacillus sp. FSL M8-0337, the following proteins share a genomic window:
- a CDS encoding 5-oxoprolinase subunit PxpA, with protein sequence MPIDINCDMGEGMDVLTLDKDEEILDYVTSINIACGYHAGNHTIMHRTVQNAIRKNIRIGAHPGYPDLQGFGRRNMDVSAEEIYNMMVYQVGALQAFVSVEKGILHHVKPHGALYNQSANDIEKATAVVNAVYDLNPAYVLYCLAGSKIVHIAKEKGLHVYEEVFSDRHYNDDGTLVSREDPNALIQTEEEMLVHVKGILTANEVMSVQQKKIQLSAQTLCIHGDGPHALTFAKKIFALRKQLG encoded by the coding sequence ATGCCAATTGATATTAATTGTGATATGGGCGAAGGTATGGATGTTTTGACACTCGACAAAGATGAAGAAATTTTAGACTATGTAACGTCTATTAATATAGCCTGTGGGTATCATGCAGGGAATCATACAATCATGCATAGGACTGTACAAAATGCTATTCGTAAAAATATTCGTATTGGCGCGCATCCGGGCTATCCTGATCTTCAAGGATTTGGCCGTCGAAATATGGATGTTAGTGCGGAAGAAATTTATAATATGATGGTCTATCAAGTCGGTGCTTTGCAAGCATTTGTCTCGGTGGAAAAAGGCATTCTTCATCATGTGAAGCCACATGGCGCACTGTATAATCAAAGCGCCAATGATATAGAAAAAGCAACAGCCGTAGTCAATGCTGTATATGATTTAAACCCAGCGTATGTTTTATATTGTTTAGCTGGTAGCAAAATCGTGCACATTGCGAAGGAAAAGGGCTTACATGTCTATGAGGAAGTTTTTTCGGATCGTCATTACAATGACGATGGGACATTAGTTAGTAGAGAAGACCCGAATGCGTTAATCCAAACAGAAGAAGAAATGCTTGTACATGTCAAAGGTATTTTAACTGCCAATGAAGTGATGTCTGTCCAACAAAAGAAAATACAACTTTCTGCTCAAACATTATGTATACACGGAGATGGCCCACATGCATTGACTTTTGCAAAGAAGATTTTTGCGTTAAGAAAACAACTGGGATAA
- a CDS encoding DUF4183 domain-containing protein, with the protein MALSIININVNVSGTSTKFFNILATPLAITDGTTLAATTFLTDSGTAATAFPVVINGYYNLYINGVLQEGDAYTVSATEITFNTVTATISAGTPIIIEAVELVTTI; encoded by the coding sequence GTGGCACTTTCCATTATTAACATCAATGTCAATGTTTCTGGCACATCCACGAAATTTTTTAATATTTTAGCGACACCACTTGCCATTACAGATGGAACAACACTTGCTGCAACAACGTTTTTGACTGACAGTGGTACTGCAGCAACTGCTTTCCCAGTCGTAATTAATGGGTACTATAATTTATATATTAATGGTGTGCTTCAAGAAGGTGATGCCTATACAGTTTCCGCAACAGAAATAACATTTAACACGGTAACAGCGACTATCTCGGCAGGCACTCCAATTATTATTGAAGCTGTAGAATTAGTGACAACTATTTAA
- a CDS encoding DUF4183 domain-containing protein yields MVKQKHCFQITPLCDCENQFRWPRIIARDVPIPQPPSIIVPDGRVIPKVNRYFYIVTSDIQLTNGATLAANLFSDDNGVNVQEFIITYPNGYVNLYINAVMQEGGIYSVTPNALILNADNATIYRGTPIIIESLGFFNETH; encoded by the coding sequence ATGGTAAAGCAAAAACATTGTTTTCAGATTACACCGTTATGCGATTGTGAAAATCAATTTAGATGGCCTCGTATTATAGCTCGTGATGTCCCTATTCCCCAACCCCCTTCCATTATTGTTCCTGATGGGAGGGTTATTCCTAAAGTAAATAGATATTTCTATATAGTAACATCAGATATTCAATTGACAAATGGGGCCACTTTAGCAGCGAATCTATTTTCAGATGATAATGGCGTCAATGTACAAGAATTTATAATTACCTATCCAAATGGCTATGTAAATCTCTATATTAACGCCGTTATGCAGGAAGGTGGCATTTATTCCGTAACACCAAATGCACTCATCTTAAATGCTGATAACGCAACTATTTATAGAGGAACACCCATTATTATTGAATCTCTCGGCTTTTTTAACGAAACTCACTAG